Within Mycobacterium heckeshornense, the genomic segment TGTTGCCCAGCCGGCGCGCCCTTTTGGGCACGATCACCGGCTCAAAAGTGCCGTTGCGGTCGCGCGGCACCACGATATCCACCGGGCCGTTGACCGTGGTCACCGTCTTCGGTGAAGACCCATTGCGAGAATTGCCCGACCCGCGGCCGGCCGGGTCACCGGATTCATACCCCAAATGGTGGGTCATTTCGGTCTGCAAGGCCCGCTCGAGCACCGCCTTGGTCAACTCGGTCAGCAAACCGTCCGCCCCGTCGATCGGGGTCCCCGATTTCACCGCGTCCTTGATCAGCGAATCCAGGGTCTCGGCCGAAAACGTCTCCGCCAGCCGGCGAGCCGCCGACATCTCCTTGCCCGCCGACTCCATGAGCTTCGTCACAAAACACTCCTTCTGTCCGCCCGAACGGCGGTCCGATGATGGACCACCCCGGACTTACACAGATGGAATGACACGCCCGGTGCCGCGGCGGCAAACTCGACCCGGAATGGGCCAACCGCCGGCGCCTGCTGACCGCGTGGGAACGCTTGTCGGACAAGAATTTCGCCACGATGTGGAACGCGATCGTGGCCGAAGACGACACCGGCCAGATCCTGTCGGCGTGGATCGCCAAGGAAGAACCGCGCACCCTGCTGCCCACCGTGCACGCCGGCGGCGATGCGCACCTGACCCGGCATCGGCTGCACCGCTTCCTGGCCTGGTGCATCGACTCGCAGATCCCTGAGCTGCTCACCCTGGCCGCCACCGTCGACACCTGGTGGCCCGAGATCAACGCCTTCATCGCCACCGGTATCACCAACGCCCGCACCGAGGGCTACAACCGGCTCGTCAAACAGGTCAAACGCGCCGCGTGCGGGTTCCGGAATCAAGACAATTCGGCACGCCGGATACGATTTCACTGCACCCGCAAACAGCGGGCCGCAACCCAGACGTCATGCTGATTGCCCGGTCAAAATCGAAGAGCCGAATTAAATTCGATTCTGTCCTTTTCGATCTCAACGAAGGAACGGCGTGACTAGCCGCGACCCCAGCCGACAATCTCCTGATGGCCGAACGCTCAGCTAGCTGTAATGACCCATCAAAGACTGACAACAAGTTTTCTTCACATCGGCGCCTGTCGGTGCGCGCGGCGCCGGTCCCCGGCCAGTCATTGGCCAGCCGATTCCGACTCCCGCGGATGTGGGATCCACGTGGCCGCGCGCGGGTACCAGCGCGCCAGGCGCGCAGCGGGCGTGAAGGGTCGCCAGTTGTCCTCGGGTTGGGCCAGCCGGTCGAGGATGACTGGCAGCACGGCGGGGTTGATCATGAGACCCGTGTGGGTGCCCCGCACCGCGACGTTTTCGGCTCGGGGGTTTCCGCTGGTCGGAGCCGTCTCATCGAGGCTGATCCACCAGTCCGCCACCCCGTCTGTCGGGCTGTAGATCGAGGTAGCGGGTACTTGCAAGTGGCGGCCGGTCGTGTTCGTGGACGTAGAGCAAGTCAAGCTCCTCTGATTGCGCCTTCAGGAACCGGCGCCACGGCAGCCTTGGCCCTAACGTGTCGGTGGCCAGCATGCGGAAGGGACTGCCCAGCGTGAAGACGTGCCTCACTTTCTCCGGGTGGTTTCGGGCGATCATCCGAGCCACGATCCCACCCAAGCTCCATCCGATCACCGCGATCTTGGCATCGCGCGCGGCGTAGAGTTCGTCGACGTGGGCGTGGATAGCGGCAAACTTCCCGGCGTCGAGGCGAACGTTTCGGCCCAGTTTTCCCAGCCGCGCGCATCGTAGCCGTGCCTGCGCGTGAAGACAGCGGAAGGCATGATGCGCCCCATGGTGGTGCAGCAGCCTCCGGGCCGCGCACGTCCAGAACGGAGCCGGTCGGCGAACGCTGAGCGATTTGAAGAGCTGACATCGTGGCGGACACCGGGGTCAATGCCAAGTCACCGCGGAAGCCGCAAAGGCCAAGCCCTCGGCCGAAGCCGTCCCCTCCGCAGCCGAGGCGTCCCAGTCGAGCGCCCGGTCCGGCATCGCGGCGCCCACCCCGATACGGGGCACCACCACGGTGGCCTTCAACGACGTCAGCCCAGCCCGCAGCCCCGCGATCTCGGGTCGCTTGTGATGCACGCCGCCACCGAACGCGTATCCGTCGGCGGTGACCAGGACGACCGGGTCCAGCTGGCCCCAGGCCGGTTTAGCGCCGCGGGTAGCCCGGCAACGGCATCCCACCGCGGCACCAATTGCGCGGCAGCGGATCCCCGGCTTGCTCCTCGACATTCATCCGTTGCTCAACCTTTCGTCAGACCGGTGCAAGCCGGCTTCTTGCAACTCTACCTAATTCTCGCTAGAATTTACTTAACCTGAGAGGACCAGCGAGGGCGAGCGAACGAAGAGTTTTCATGCATAAGACCTGGTCACAGCGTTTATGTGTCTGGAGCGGAGTTCTGTTCGCCGTCTTGTTTTTTGTCGGCTTCGGGCTGATCGCCCGGTACATACCGCCCCCGGCTCCGGCCCGAGCGGCAGCCGACGTCGCGGCGTTCTACCGTGACCACGCCAACGCGATCCGCGCCGGGATGGTCATCAGCATGTACGCGCTGGTGTTCTTCGTTCCCTTCACCGCGGCGATATCGGTGCAGCTCAAGCGGATCGAAGGCGAGCACACCCCACTGACCTACGCCCAGCTGGGCATCGGGTGCACCCTTCCTGTCGCGTTCTTTCCGGCGCTCTACTACTTTCAGGTGGCCGCATTCCGGCCAGAGCGAGCACCCGAGGCGATCCAAACGCTCAACGACATGGGCTGGCTCCCCTTCACCGGGATCATCTACGCCATCTTCGTTCAAAACCTCGTCATCGGATTCGCGGTGCTCTCTGATCAGCGCGCCCACCCTGTATACCCGCGGTGGTACGGCTACTTCTGTCTATGGACGGCGCTTTTGTACTGCCCGGCAAGTCTGGATGTGTTCTTCAAGGACGGGCCGCTGGCCTGGAACGGTCTGTTTTCGTGGTGGCTTTCGCTGGTGGCTTTCTTCGCCTGGATCGTCGTCACGGTGGTGGTCACCCTGCAAGCCGTTCGCAGGTATGACCGCGATGAGCAAACCGAACCGAGACCGAACGATATCGCGACGTCTATTCCTATTGGGGCGCCGCAGCACTCCCGGTAGCCGCCGTGTCGTCCTCGGCTAACGCGCCCGCGCAGCGGGGCACCGGGGCGGAATCTTCAGCGTATATCCCACTAATGAGGCCAGCCTCGGACCGCCGAGGTGCGTGGCTGGGTTGGTCGGTTCGCTAGGGCGGTGCTGTTTTAGTCGCTGACTTTCGGCGTGCCTGAGCGGATTTCGCGTAGGTGGTCGACGAGGATCTGATGTGTGGCTTTGGGACGGGAGAATCGGCAGGGCCGGTTCGATGACGTGATGCTGCTGGTGGGTGATCAGCTGCCGGCGGGCAGTATTTACCGGCTGTTGGCCGAGCACGGCGGTGCACTGTTTGACGATGACTATTTCGCTGATCTGTTCAAGCGCTCGGCGCTGGGTCGACCGACGGTGCCGGCGCGGGTGATGGCCACAGTGATGCTGCTGCAGGCCTATGAGGGATTGTCGGATCGGGAGGCGTGTGACCGGTTGGCCTTTGATCTGCGCTGGAAAGCGGCCGCCGGGTTGACGGTGGACGCCGAGGCTTTTCATCCCACGGTGCTGGTCGGCATGCGCAACCGGCTACGCGCATCGGATCGGCCACGGCGGTTGTTCGAGGACGTGAACACCACCGCGCGAGCGGCGGGGTTGTTGCGGGGACGACGCCGGGTGCTGGATTCGACGCCGCTGTTGGATGCGGTGGCCACCCAGGACACGGTGATCCAGCTGCGGGCCGCGATCCGCAAACTGCTGACCGTGGCTGATCGGGCCGATCCGGAAGTGGCCGGTGCGGTGCGCACCGTGCTGACCCGCGACGATGACTACGCCAGCCTGGGCAAACCACCGTGTGACTGGGATGACCCCAAAGCGCGTGAAGCCTTGGTCGATGCGCTGGTGCGCGACGCCAACGCCGCACTGGAGGCCCTCGACGGCCGCAAGCTCGATGGGGCACTCAGTGAGGCGGTCGAGTTGTTGGCGCTGGTGGCCGGCCAAGACGTCGAAGCCGGCGACGACGGAATCTTCCGCATTGCCCGGCGAGTGGCCAAAGACCGGATGATCGGCGGGGGGACTTGTACAAAGAACGGTGTAACTGCTGAGAAGTAGGAGGCACCTGTGACTGATGTGGTTAGTAATCAAGATAGTCCTGTGGACCTGGATGCGGCGCCGCCGGCGCAGCCGCTGTTGAGTGAGGCCAGCAACGATGAGTTGGTGCGGCTGTTGGCCGAGCGGGCCCGCGCGCAGGGCCTGAAGCTGGCCGGTGAAGGTGGCCTGCTGTCCCATTTGACCAAGCGCGTGGTCGAGTCGGCGCTGGAGGGCGAGCTCGACGATCACCTGGGCTACGGCAAGCACGATCCGGTCGGGCGCGGCAGCGGCAATTCCCGCAATGGCAGCCGGGCCAAAACGGTGGTGACCGAGGCGGGTCCGGTGGATATCGAAGTGCCGCGGGATCGGGCCGGCTCGTTTGAGCCGCAGATCGTCAAGAAGCGCCAGCGGCGGCTGAGCGGCGTGGAGGATCTGGTGATTTCATTGAGCGCCAAGGGTTTAACGCACGGTGAGATCAGCGCGCACCTGGCCGAGGTGTATGGGGCGGCTGTGTCCAAACAGACCATCTCCACGATCACCGACCGGGTGCTCGAAGGCATGGCCGAGTGGCAAAGCCGCCCCTTGGATCCGGTGTATCCGGTGATCTTCATCGATGCGGTCAACGTCAAGATTCGTGATGGCAATGTCGCCGACCGGCCAATCTATCTGGCGCTGGCCGTCACCGTCGAGGGCACCCGCGACATCCTCGGATTATGGGCCGGTGAGCACGGCGACGGGGAGGGGGCGAAGTTTTGGGTGCGGGTGCTCTCGGAGATCAAAAACCGTGGCACACAGGATGTCTGCATGGTGGTGTGCGATGGGCTCAAGGGCCTGCCGGACGCGATCGAAACCGTCTGGCCGCAGGCGATCACCCAGACGTCATCTATTAACAATGGATCGGCCGGGATGGTCTCGGCGTTCACCTGCACCACCACGGGCAGGGCCCACGCAAACGCGTCACCTTCGAGGTCCACATGCAGACCTGTCCGCCCGTGGTGGCTGCGGGGCGTGGACCGGCCAGCGAGAGCAGCGCCACCGCTGTGGGCGGTGAGTGCCGAGATGAGGTTCCGGGCAGGCCTCGCGATCGCAGGGTGAACCTTTCACATTGAAAGGGATCCAAGTGCAATGAATCAGAGTACTCTGCAACGGCCGAACAGCTTCTGGTGTGGGATCGACTGGGGTGGGCGCTTCCATCACCTGTGTGTGCTGGATGGCACCGGCCAGCAGCTGCTCAGTCGCAAGGTCGCTCACACCGTCGATGGTCTGGCCGTCCTGGTCGGGTTGATTGCTTCGTTCACCGGTGCGGTCCGGATCGCGATCGAGCGGGCCGAAGGGCTACTGGTCGAATATCTCCAGCACCACTGCGATGCCGAAATTTATTGCGTGTCACCGAAAATCTCGGCGCGAGCACGCGAACGCTATCGGATGGCGGCCGCCAAGTCCGACGAATTCGATGCCTATGTGTTGGCCGATACGTTGCGTCACCAGTATGCCCAGTGGCGGCCGTTGGCCGTTCCGTCGCCGCTTCTAGCGGAGCTGACCGCAGTGAGCCGCGATCGTCAACGCATCCTGGATATGCAGGTGGACACCGAGAATCGACTGCGGTCAATCTTGGATGCCTATCATCCGTGCCCGTTGCACCTGTTTTCTGCACTGGACCGGGACATCACCCTGTCCTTCATCCGCAGCTATCCCACTCCCGTGCAGGCGGGCCGGATCACCGCTGCGCGGATGGGCGCGTTCACGTCCCGGCACGGCTACAGTGGCCGGCACAAACCCGAGACACTTGTCGCCCGGATGCAGCCGCATCTGCTATCGGCGAGCGACGGCACCGTTGCTGGCAAAGCGTTGGCGGCCAAAGCATTCACCGAACAACTGGCTCTACTCAACACCCATTTGCGAGCCCATGACAAACGACTGGGCGAACTGCTTGAGGCGCACCCGGACACCCCGATCTTCACCAGTTTCCCCGGCATCGGACCGGTCACCGCCGCCGTGTTGATCTCCGAAATGGGTGAGGAGCGCAGTCGTTTTCCTTCGGCGCCGTCATTGTTGGCAGAGACCGGCTTGGCTCCGGTCACCAAGGTGTCCGGGCGCACACGTCAGGTTCGCTTCCGCTACGCCGCCAACCGGCGGATGCGGCACGCCATCGACTGGTGGATGTTCGTCGCCGTCCGTGAAGACCTCTGGTCGGCCGACATCTACCAACACGCCCGCGCCGCCGGCCAACCACACCATCGTGCCCTGCGTGGCCTGGGCGCCCGCTGGTGTCGCATCTTGTGGCGCTGCTGGCACGACCACAACCCCTACGACCCGGCCATCCACCACCGCGCCACCGCCGCCTAACAACCCCACCCCGCCCCCGCGCTGAGCAAAGTCAGCCCGCCGCGGCGATCAATCATGCCCACGACCCGAGGTTGACAGCGGGAGTCTGCGTCGTGCACCTTCTGAGGAACTCGTTTCGCTACGCCTCCAAGAGGGATTGGCCGGCGCTGGCCCGTGATCTCAAGCCGATCTACACCGCGCCCAGCGAGTCGGCCGCGCTGGAGGCGTTCGTCGCGTTGAGCGACACCTGGGGCCAGCGGTATCCGGCGATCGTCAAGCTCTGGGAGTCCGCGTGGGCCGAGTTTGTGCCATTTCTGCAGTTCGACACCAGCATCCGATCGGTGGTGTGCACGACGAATGCGGTGGAAAGCATCAACGCGCGCATCCGGCGAGCGGTCAATGCCCGTGGGCACTTTCCCACCGACGCGGCCGCGCTGAAATGCGTCTACATGGCGATCATGAGCATCGATCCCACCGGCCGCGGCCGCAAACGCTGGAGCAACCGCTGGAAGGAGGCCTTAAACGCTTTCGACATCACATTTGACGGACGCCTGTCCGCTGCACGAAAGTAGAACCGACACAACCATTTACACCGTTATCCGTACAGACCCCTTCGATGGCCTGGTCGATACAGCGGATGGCGGCATCGGCGGCAAGGAATTTGGCCATGTTGCTGGCCTCAACGGCGTCGGCTCCGGCGTCATAGCCGGCTGCGGCGTGCCGGGTCATCAGCCGCGCGGCTTCCAGCGCGATCTTCGCCTCCGCCAATGGATGCGCGATGCCCTGGTGCGCGCCGATCGGGACGTTCCACACTCGCCGCTGCCGCGCATACGCCACCGCCTTGTCCAAGGCGTATCGGCTGACGCCGTTGCAGATCGCCGCGATGATCACCCGCTCGGGATTCATGCCGTCGAACGCGACCCGCAGGCCATCGCCCTCGCCGCCGACAAGCCGATCCGCCGCGACCGCCACATTGTCGAAGAACACCGTGAACGATTTGTCGGTGATCTCCAATGTCATCGGAATGCGGTGCATCTCGATGCCCGGGGTATCACGGTCGACCAGGAACAGCGACAGTTGCCCGCGGCCGGCGGCATCGGTGCCGGTACGGGTGACGACGAGCAGGGCGTCGGCTTGGTCGGCCGCGGTGATGAATGTCTTCTGCCCGCTGATGTAGTACTTGTCGCCGTCTCGGCGAGCCGTGGTGGCAAGGTGATGGGTATTCGAGCCGGCGCCGGGCTCGGTGATCGCGAAGGCGATCTTAAGCGTGCCCGCCGCCATCGGCACCAGCCATTGGCGTTTCTGCTCGTCGCTGGCGTGGCGCGCGAGCAGGCTACCGACAATTCCGGGCGAGATCATCAACATGATCTGCGGGCAGCCGGCCGCGGCCGCTTCCTCGGCGACGACGTTCATCGCCGACAGTCCCATTCCGCCGCCGCCGTATTCCTCGGGCAGGTTCACGCCGACGAATCCGCCCGCCGCCAGCGCGTCCCACAGCTCGGTAGCAGGCTGCAGCGTCTCGCTACAGCGGGTGAAGTACTCGTTGCCGAACTCGGCGACGATCCCGTGCACCGACGCACGCAACTCCTTTTCTTCGGCCGCGCTCAGCATCAGCGGAAGTCCATCCAGTGCCCGTGCGGGGTGAAACCCAGCAGGAACGGGATCTCGATGCGGCAGACCGGGCCGGCGGTGATGTCGTCGGTATCGAAAATGACGTATTCACCGAGGTTTTCGGTCCACCGCGACACCGGAACCATGAGATAACCGTCGCCCTCCGGCGCATCCGGGGTGCGCGGCACGAACGTCGGCTCCATCACCAGCGCCGGGCGCTCGTGGCGCAACCGGTACTGCTGCTCGCGGCCGGTGTCGATGTCGCGCACGACCAGGCTGTGCATGCGCATCCCGTTGCCTTTGGCGTCCCCGCCGATCAGGTATCCCCAGCGGTGGCCGCGGCCGTAGCAGCGTTCGTCGACCTTCGGGAGCTCGCATGGGCGGTCATCGAGCAACTCGGATTTGACGCTGCCCGCGGCGAGGTCCACGGTCCACCGCCCGAGCGTGCTG encodes:
- a CDS encoding alpha/beta fold hydrolase, coding for MIGWSLGGIVARMIARNHPEKVRHVFTLGSPFRMLATDTLGPRLPWRRFLKAQSEELDLLYVHEHDRPPLASTRYLDLQPDRRGGGLVDQPR
- a CDS encoding IS110 family transposase; this translates as MNQSTLQRPNSFWCGIDWGGRFHHLCVLDGTGQQLLSRKVAHTVDGLAVLVGLIASFTGAVRIAIERAEGLLVEYLQHHCDAEIYCVSPKISARARERYRMAAAKSDEFDAYVLADTLRHQYAQWRPLAVPSPLLAELTAVSRDRQRILDMQVDTENRLRSILDAYHPCPLHLFSALDRDITLSFIRSYPTPVQAGRITAARMGAFTSRHGYSGRHKPETLVARMQPHLLSASDGTVAGKALAAKAFTEQLALLNTHLRAHDKRLGELLEAHPDTPIFTSFPGIGPVTAAVLISEMGEERSRFPSAPSLLAETGLAPVTKVSGRTRQVRFRYAANRRMRHAIDWWMFVAVREDLWSADIYQHARAAGQPHHRALRGLGARWCRILWRCWHDHNPYDPAIHHRATAA
- a CDS encoding transposase, which produces MSDKNFATMWNAIVAEDDTGQILSAWIAKEEPRTLLPTVHAGGDAHLTRHRLHRFLAWCIDSQIPELLTLAATVDTWWPEINAFIATGITNARTEGYNRLVKQVKRAACGFRNQDNSARRIRFHCTRKQRAATQTSC
- a CDS encoding acyl-CoA dehydrogenase family protein, with the protein product MLSAAEEKELRASVHGIVAEFGNEYFTRCSETLQPATELWDALAAGGFVGVNLPEEYGGGGMGLSAMNVVAEEAAAAGCPQIMLMISPGIVGSLLARHASDEQKRQWLVPMAAGTLKIAFAITEPGAGSNTHHLATTARRDGDKYYISGQKTFITAADQADALLVVTRTGTDAAGRGQLSLFLVDRDTPGIEMHRIPMTLEITDKSFTVFFDNVAVAADRLVGGEGDGLRVAFDGMNPERVIIAAICNGVSRYALDKAVAYARQRRVWNVPIGAHQGIAHPLAEAKIALEAARLMTRHAAAGYDAGADAVEASNMAKFLAADAAIRCIDQAIEGVCTDNGVNGCVGSTFVQRTGVRQM